One part of the Lycorma delicatula isolate Av1 chromosome 7, ASM4794821v1, whole genome shotgun sequence genome encodes these proteins:
- the tos gene encoding exonuclease tos isoform X1 — translation MGIQGLIPFLEKASRPINISEFSGTTVAVDAYCWLHKGAFSCAEKLARGEKCDAYVYYCMKFITMLLSHNIKPILVFDGRHLPAKAETEEKRRKNREINRRRAAELLRMDKPDQAKVYIRRCVDITHNMAVELMHACREHNVDCITAPFEADAQLAYLNLTGIAHLVITEDSDLVLFGCKKVIFKMDLNGGGLLIDQDLLHLPMKVRKENFSFDKLRRMCILSGCDYLPSLPGIGLSKACRFITKTADPDIHRALTRMGSYLNMALVVTQEYRDNFIHAEAMFKHQPVFDPIKSKVVPLTPIEPNSPPLKLPTPLPDDQAYQLALGNLDPFTLKTVCNWNPDNGPTKSKTWKRLWCNHPSIWSADFKPTLPPPPRNIKAQRPPSTAGKQCIKKTDSILPVAPSVVDDSRLEEILMECDEPDCPPNKKARLQEDGMMIVEESETNFSNNGHLSPELSNKNKQNVPITNRFKRKRNTTIDDNCTVFSRYFNSPNTSEELKCETKNATCDNILNEEKEKDTKLRDLSNKLRDKVETEIKFSPKKNCTNDDIENIVLELPESLLNNSTDLVNNDDENNLSFTSSQNSLGSETASNSSNSQTLSKSNSLFKWKKQFYEKFGYLKAKLLGPKSVNSDFQIPGKLSRNITDKDDITFKAEEKNCVDDNEKCLLEISDSASVSSLEPPSVEKKKVCNPFKMNSVETKISPCFSLLRDPVPDAYSQEFDESFINKPSPVKMKTSPASDQFQKKSSSTKTSSRSVGLSKKPMPGKSAQKSLLSVFMLQPKPKIQC, via the exons ATGGGGATTCAAGGGTTAATACCGTTTTTGGAAAAAGCATCTCGTccaataaatatttcagaattttctgGAACTACAGTGGCAGTTGATGCTTATTGCTGGCTACATAAAGGTGCTTTTTCGTGTGCTGAAAAACTCGCAAGAGGAGAAAAATGCGATGC gtatgtttattattgtatgaaattcATTACAATGCTTCTATCACATAATATCAAACCTATACTTGTATTTGATGGACGTCATTTGCCAGCAAAAGCTGAAACTGAGGAGAAAAGAAGAAA gaaTCGGGAAATAAATCGTAGACGAGCAGCAGAATTATTAAGAATGGATAAACCAGATCAAGCAAAAGTTTACATTCGCAGATGTGTAGATATTACGCATAATATGGCTGTAGAATTGATGCATGCATGTAGAGAACATAATGTGGACTGTATTACTGCTCCTTTTGAAGCCGACGCACAACTTGCTTATCTTAATTTGACAGGTATCGCTCACTTAGTAATTACTGAAGATTCAGATCTTGTTTTGTTTGGTTGCAAGAAG gtaatatttaaaatggaTCTTAATGGCGGTGGTTTACTAATCGATCAAGATCTTTTACATTTACCGATGAAAGTTCGtaaagaaaatttcagttttgataaGTTACGAAGAATGTGTATCTTATCTGGTTGTGATTACTTACCATCTCTGCCTGGTATTGGTTTGAGTAAAGCTTgtcgttttattacaaaaactgcAGATCCTGACATTCATAGA GCATTAACAAGAATGGGATCGTATCTAAATATGGCATTAGTTGTAACTCAAGAATATAGGGATAATTTCATTCATGCAGAGGCAATGTTTAAGCACCAACCTGTATTTGATCCGATTAAATCTAAAGTAGTACCTTTAACACCTATTGAACCAAACAGTCCTCCATTAAAATTGCCTACTCCACTTCCTGATGATCAGGCTTATCAACTTGCTCTTGGTAATTTGGAtccatttactttaaaaactgtTTGCAATTGGAATCCTGATAATGGA CCTACAAAAAGCAAAACATGGAAAAGATTATGGTGCAATCATCCCAGTATTTGGTCAGCTGATTTTAAACCAACATTGCCACCTCCTCCTCGAAACATAAAAGCACAGCGTCCACCTTCAACTGCTGGAAAACAGTGTATAAAAAAGACTGATAGTATATTGCCTGTAGCTCCTTCTGTTgttg ATGATTCAAGACTTGAAGAAATTTTAATGGAATGTGACGAACCAGATTGCCCACCAAATAAAAAAGCACGTCTGCAAGAAGATGGAATGATGATTGTTGAAGAGTCAGAAACAAACTTTTCTAATAATGGGCATTTATCACCTGAGCTCTCAAATAAGAATAAACAGAATGTACCTATTACAAACAGATTTAAACGAAAACGAAATACTACCATAGATGACAATTGCACAGTTTTTAGCAG atattttaatagtCCTAATACAAGTGAAGAACTTAAATGTGAAACTAAAAATGCTACATGtgacaatattttaaatgaagaaaaagaaaaggatactAAATTAAGAGACCTAAGTAACAAATTAAGAGATAAAGTTGagactgaaattaaattttctcctaaaaaaaattgcacaaatgatgatattgaaaatattgttttagagctacctgaaagtttgttaaataaTAGTACTGATTTAGtcaataatgatgatgaaaataatttatcatttacttcTAGTCAGAATTCTTTGGGAAGTGAAACTGCTTCAAATTCCTCAAATTCTCAGACTCTTAGCAAATCGAATTcgttatttaaatggaaaaaacaattttatgaaaaatttggttATCTTAAGGCAAAACTTCTTGGACCAAAGTCTGTTAATAGTGATTTTCAAATTCCTGGAAAGTTATCAAGAAATATTACTGACAAAGATGACATTACTTTTAAAGctgaggaaaaaaattgtgttgatgataatgaaaaatgtttattagagATTAGTGATTCTGCATCAGTTAGTTCCCTGGAACCTCCATCTGTTGAAAAGAAGAAAGTATGCAAtccatttaaaatgaattcagttGAAACTAAAATATCTCcttgttttagtttattaagaGATCCAGTACCTGATGCATATTCACAG
- the tos gene encoding exonuclease tos isoform X2, with protein sequence MGIQGLIPFLEKASRPINISEFSGTTVAVDAYCWLHKGAFSCAEKLARGEKCDANREINRRRAAELLRMDKPDQAKVYIRRCVDITHNMAVELMHACREHNVDCITAPFEADAQLAYLNLTGIAHLVITEDSDLVLFGCKKVIFKMDLNGGGLLIDQDLLHLPMKVRKENFSFDKLRRMCILSGCDYLPSLPGIGLSKACRFITKTADPDIHRALTRMGSYLNMALVVTQEYRDNFIHAEAMFKHQPVFDPIKSKVVPLTPIEPNSPPLKLPTPLPDDQAYQLALGNLDPFTLKTVCNWNPDNGPTKSKTWKRLWCNHPSIWSADFKPTLPPPPRNIKAQRPPSTAGKQCIKKTDSILPVAPSVVDDSRLEEILMECDEPDCPPNKKARLQEDGMMIVEESETNFSNNGHLSPELSNKNKQNVPITNRFKRKRNTTIDDNCTVFSRYFNSPNTSEELKCETKNATCDNILNEEKEKDTKLRDLSNKLRDKVETEIKFSPKKNCTNDDIENIVLELPESLLNNSTDLVNNDDENNLSFTSSQNSLGSETASNSSNSQTLSKSNSLFKWKKQFYEKFGYLKAKLLGPKSVNSDFQIPGKLSRNITDKDDITFKAEEKNCVDDNEKCLLEISDSASVSSLEPPSVEKKKVCNPFKMNSVETKISPCFSLLRDPVPDAYSQEFDESFINKPSPVKMKTSPASDQFQKKSSSTKTSSRSVGLSKKPMPGKSAQKSLLSVFMLQPKPKIQC encoded by the exons ATGGGGATTCAAGGGTTAATACCGTTTTTGGAAAAAGCATCTCGTccaataaatatttcagaattttctgGAACTACAGTGGCAGTTGATGCTTATTGCTGGCTACATAAAGGTGCTTTTTCGTGTGCTGAAAAACTCGCAAGAGGAGAAAAATGCGATGC gaaTCGGGAAATAAATCGTAGACGAGCAGCAGAATTATTAAGAATGGATAAACCAGATCAAGCAAAAGTTTACATTCGCAGATGTGTAGATATTACGCATAATATGGCTGTAGAATTGATGCATGCATGTAGAGAACATAATGTGGACTGTATTACTGCTCCTTTTGAAGCCGACGCACAACTTGCTTATCTTAATTTGACAGGTATCGCTCACTTAGTAATTACTGAAGATTCAGATCTTGTTTTGTTTGGTTGCAAGAAG gtaatatttaaaatggaTCTTAATGGCGGTGGTTTACTAATCGATCAAGATCTTTTACATTTACCGATGAAAGTTCGtaaagaaaatttcagttttgataaGTTACGAAGAATGTGTATCTTATCTGGTTGTGATTACTTACCATCTCTGCCTGGTATTGGTTTGAGTAAAGCTTgtcgttttattacaaaaactgcAGATCCTGACATTCATAGA GCATTAACAAGAATGGGATCGTATCTAAATATGGCATTAGTTGTAACTCAAGAATATAGGGATAATTTCATTCATGCAGAGGCAATGTTTAAGCACCAACCTGTATTTGATCCGATTAAATCTAAAGTAGTACCTTTAACACCTATTGAACCAAACAGTCCTCCATTAAAATTGCCTACTCCACTTCCTGATGATCAGGCTTATCAACTTGCTCTTGGTAATTTGGAtccatttactttaaaaactgtTTGCAATTGGAATCCTGATAATGGA CCTACAAAAAGCAAAACATGGAAAAGATTATGGTGCAATCATCCCAGTATTTGGTCAGCTGATTTTAAACCAACATTGCCACCTCCTCCTCGAAACATAAAAGCACAGCGTCCACCTTCAACTGCTGGAAAACAGTGTATAAAAAAGACTGATAGTATATTGCCTGTAGCTCCTTCTGTTgttg ATGATTCAAGACTTGAAGAAATTTTAATGGAATGTGACGAACCAGATTGCCCACCAAATAAAAAAGCACGTCTGCAAGAAGATGGAATGATGATTGTTGAAGAGTCAGAAACAAACTTTTCTAATAATGGGCATTTATCACCTGAGCTCTCAAATAAGAATAAACAGAATGTACCTATTACAAACAGATTTAAACGAAAACGAAATACTACCATAGATGACAATTGCACAGTTTTTAGCAG atattttaatagtCCTAATACAAGTGAAGAACTTAAATGTGAAACTAAAAATGCTACATGtgacaatattttaaatgaagaaaaagaaaaggatactAAATTAAGAGACCTAAGTAACAAATTAAGAGATAAAGTTGagactgaaattaaattttctcctaaaaaaaattgcacaaatgatgatattgaaaatattgttttagagctacctgaaagtttgttaaataaTAGTACTGATTTAGtcaataatgatgatgaaaataatttatcatttacttcTAGTCAGAATTCTTTGGGAAGTGAAACTGCTTCAAATTCCTCAAATTCTCAGACTCTTAGCAAATCGAATTcgttatttaaatggaaaaaacaattttatgaaaaatttggttATCTTAAGGCAAAACTTCTTGGACCAAAGTCTGTTAATAGTGATTTTCAAATTCCTGGAAAGTTATCAAGAAATATTACTGACAAAGATGACATTACTTTTAAAGctgaggaaaaaaattgtgttgatgataatgaaaaatgtttattagagATTAGTGATTCTGCATCAGTTAGTTCCCTGGAACCTCCATCTGTTGAAAAGAAGAAAGTATGCAAtccatttaaaatgaattcagttGAAACTAAAATATCTCcttgttttagtttattaagaGATCCAGTACCTGATGCATATTCACAG